The Zygosaccharomyces rouxii strain CBS732 chromosome G complete sequence genome contains a region encoding:
- the NAM9 gene encoding mitochondrial 37S ribosomal protein uS4m (similar to uniprot|P27929 Saccharomyces cerevisiae YNL137C NAM9 Mitochondrial ribosomal component of the small subunit), with the protein MPRRATLLKSLSRGRVRTSFNKYNLFNLYKKGQVDFRSKTLYQQKWTAKQETRAYHGEHLTEKRWQFFFNPKLDSVAQLDASLKGGKEEETPFLLQTFAVLEKRLDFAVFRAMFASSVRQARQFILQGNVFVNGIKIAHPNYTLKPGDVFRVRPSKVLEALGAKKPSVQESLKVDKVQVTLWNKYVKEAKSNPRAVWNKKLNKYREMDNSNPQKQQFLEQVKDYNKDLEQQELKALNSCTPTNMLTQILTVYSKSEKEPESLTVDDFASVVNGDLKLANLALECFQEVNKSKEFTKESLQNGKIDELSHRLLAPTEEMKNKMSDGSKVSIRSAKKHLSELTKLFSSALRESFDKRKGDQNAVDVPYDENWSSKLHYHPRIDPKELVEDEKKAQEFISLPWQQHLYGRANPKRPYFTPWKPRPFLAPFAILPHHLEISFKTCHAVYLRDPVARPGHSEVISPFDLPVHERAYMYYVRRGK; encoded by the coding sequence ATGCCTAGAAGAGCCACGTTATTGAAATCCCTTTCTAGGGGTCGTGTGCGTACTTCTTTTAACAAGTATAACTTGTTTAACCTATACAAGAAGGGCCAAGTTGATTTTAGGTCAAAGACACTTTACCAACAAAAATGGACAGCTAAACAGGAGACAAGAGCTTATCACGGTGAACACTTGACTGAGAAAAGATggcaattttttttcaatcctaAGTTAGACTCAGTCGCTCAATTGGATGCCTCATTGAAGGGCggtaaagaagaagaaactcCATTTTTACTACAAACGTTTGCGGTTCTCGAGAAAAGATTGGATTTCGCAGTTTTCCGTGCAATGTTTGCTTCTTCCGTGAGACAAGCTCGTCAATTTATCCTACAGGGAAATGTCTTTGTGAATGGCATTAAAATTGCACACCCAAATTATACTTTAAAGCCAGGTGATGTTTTCCGTGTAAGACCTTCAAAAGTTCTAGAGGCATTGGGAGCTAAAAAACCAAGTGTTCAGGAATCACTAAAAGTTGACAAGGTGCAAGTCACTCTCTGGAATAAATATGTGAAAGAGGCAAAATCGAATCCAAGAGCAGTttggaataaaaaattaaacAAATATAGAGAAATGGATAATTCAAACCCCCAAAAACAACAGTTTCTAGAACAGGTCAAGGACTACAATAAGGACTTGGAACAACAGGAACTGAAAGCCTTGAATTCTTGTACACCAACAAATATGCTCACTCAAATTTTGACAGTTTACAGTAAATCTGAGAAGGAACCCGAGTCATTGACTGTCGATGATTTTGCTAGCGTAGTGAATGGTGATTTAAAATTAGCCAACTTAGCCCTAGAATGTTTCCAAGAAGTTAATAAATCAAAGGAATTTACAAAGGAAAGCTTacaaaatggtaaaatcGATGAATTATCCCATAGACTTTTGGCACCTACGGAAGAGATGAAAAATAAGATGAGTGACGGATCTAAAGTATCAATAAGATCTGCCAAAAAACATTTGTCAGAATTGACTAAATTGTTTAGCTCTGCCCTTAGGGAAAGCTTCGACAAGAGGAAAGGTGATCAAAATGCTGTCGATGTTCCATACGATGAAAACTGGTCAAGTAAATTGCACTACCATCCACGTATAGATCCAAAGGAATTGgtagaagatgaaaagaaggcACAAGAATTTATTAGTCTACCATGGCAACAACACCTTTATGGCCGTGCCAATCCAAAAAGACCTTATTTTACACCATGGAAACCAAGACCATTCCTAGCACCATTTGCAATCCTGCCACACCATCTGGAAATCTCTTTTAAAACTTGTCATGCTGTTTATTTAAGAGATCCAGTGGCACGTCCAGGTCATTCTGAAGTCATTTCTCCATTCGATCTGCCCGTCCACGAACGTGCATACATGTATTACGTGAGAAGAGGCAAATGA
- the EAF7 gene encoding Eaf7p (some similarities with uniprot|P53911 Saccharomyces cerevisiae YNL136W EAF7 Subunit of the NuA4 histone acetyltransferase complex which acetylates the N-terminal tails of histones H4 and H2A), with product MAVDWTKVDEIRLLRWVAEFKPAGLHKHFHMYCIVERMNHPDKYPVVLLQKESVKSGKIFTASEIWEKLNQYYNFEMMDKIEDHEQFNEHRDFELPWDEYGDLILDHAKGEEESEEEKEENGGVKREEQPKVAEATYLHDSEKEDSANTSSGNINNMKRRSTRLRKSSRLHHSRSGSDEEDASNAVSGDSESDGEDEEALNDNNENENENKGKKNDQPLAKRTRHSSSATTNVTNNDISPKRKKRKLEETTPPLPQPVQQQQQQETSPESAQAMPPVRTSSRVSSRLRNKK from the coding sequence ATGGCAGTGGATTGGACAAAAGTTGACGAGATAAGATTGTTAAGATGGGTTGCTGAATTTAAACCAGCCGGATTACACAAACATTTCCACATGTATTGTATAGTGGAAAGGATGAATCATCCTGACAAGTATCCAGTAGTACTGTTGCAAAAAGAGAGTGTAAAGTCAGGTAAAATCTTCACGGCATCAGAAATATGggagaaattgaatcagTACTACAATTTTGAGATGatggataaaattgaagatcATGAACAGTTTAACGAGCATAGGGATTTTGAACTGCCGTGGGATGAATATGGAGATTTGATATTAGATCATGCtaaaggtgaagaagaatcagaggaagaaaaggaGGAAAACGGAGGTGTAAAAAGGGAAGAACAACCGAAAGTAGCGGAAGCCACATATCTACATGACTCTGAAAAGGAAGACTCAGCTAATACTAGCAGTGGTAATATAAATAATATGAAGAGAAGATCTACAAGATTACGAAAATCCAGTCGGTTGCATCATAGTAGGAGCGGAAgcgatgaagaagatgcatCCAATGCAGTTTCAGGCGATTCAGAATCGGATGgtgaggatgaagaagcaCTGAATGACAACAacgaaaatgaaaatgaaaataagGGCAAGAAAAATGACCAACCCTTAGCTAAAAGAACAAGACATTCATCATCTGCAACTACGAACGTAACGAATAATGACATTTCGcccaagagaaagaaacgtaaattagaagaaaCTACGCCACCTTTACCACAACCAgtacaacaacaacaacaacaagagaCAAGCCCTGAATCTGCACAGGCAATGCCTCCAGTTCGCACAAGTTCAAGAGTCTCCAGCAGGCTGCGTAATAAAAAATAG
- the FPR1 gene encoding peptidylprolyl isomerase FPR1 (highly similar to uniprot|P20081 Saccharomyces cerevisiae YNL135C FPR1 Peptidyl-prolyl cis-trans isomerase (PPIase) binds to the drugs FK506 and rapamycin also binds to the nonhistone chromatin binding protein Hmo1p and may regulate its assembly or function) gives MSEVVDGNVRIDRVSPGDGATFPKAGDLVTIHYTGTLENGQKFDSSVDRGSPFQCNIGVGQVIKGWDVGIPRLSVGEKARLTIPGSYAYGPRGFPGLIPPNATLVFDVELLKVN, from the coding sequence ATGTCTGAAGTCGTTGACGGTAACGTGAGAATTGACAGAGTTTCCCCTGGTGATGGTGCCACTTTCCCCAAGGCCGGTGATTTGGTGACTATTCACTATACTGGTACATTGGAAAACGGACAAAAATTCGATTCATCAGTGGATAGAGGTTCTCCATTCCAATGCAATATTGGTGTAGGTCAAGTTATCAAGGGCTGGGATGTTGGTATTCCACGTCTTTCCGTTGGTGAAAAGGCACGTTTGACAATTCCTGGTTCATACGCCTACGGTCCACGTGGTTTCCCAGGACTTATCCCACCAAATGCTACATTGGTCTTCGATGTGGAATTGTTGAAGGTGAATTAG
- a CDS encoding uncharacterized protein (similar to uniprot|P53912 Saccharomyces cerevisiae YNL134C) produces the protein MSIPTSMKAVVIEGVNAVVKENVPLPPLKEGQVLVKTLAAAVNPTDWKHIEYKLGPQSSISGCDAAGQVVKLGANVKNVAEGDVVAGFAHGASVKHPENGAFAEYVAIDSELLWKLQSSSDSRVLSGKQELPSGPVSNIEGLVTFPISLNTAGVVLVNNLKIDLSWKSSKPQRDEPVIVWGGATAFGQCFIQLAKQLNAFSKIITVASRKHEPSLKKYGADQLFDYHDSDVVEQIKKEYPEAPVVVDGVSSPETYPQIYKVTADTKPSVIINLIYLDDKNVEKPKSNVRHESTMLYLMTGFDIPYGSLHLPKDLEYRKKAIEFIKWVQPKIDAGDIYHLPVKISNGLESIPKLLDDVRTGKNSGVKLVAVL, from the coding sequence ATGTCAATTCCAACTAGTATGAAAGCTGTCGTCATTGAAGGCGTAAACGCTGTCGTAAAGGAAAACGTTCCTTTACCACCTCTCAAGGAGGGTCAAGTGTTAGTCAAGACGCTTGCAGCTGCTGTTAATCCAACGGATTGGAAGCACATTGAGTATAAACTTGGTCCACAAAGCTCAATTTCAGGATGTGACGCTGCCGGACAAGTTGTAAAGTTAGGGGCTAACGTTAAAAATGTCGCTGAGGGTGATGTTGTTGCCGGATTCGCACATGGTGCATCTGTCAAACATCCCGAAAATGGTGCGTTTGCAGAATATGTTGCAATTGATTCTGAGTTGCTTTGGAAATTGCAATCGAGTTCAGATTCCCGTGTTTTGAGCGGTAAACAGGAGTTACCTTCAGGACCAGTTTCTAATATAGAAGGTCTGGTGACTTTCCCTATCTCACTAAATACTGCAGGTGTTGTATTGGTGAACAACCTAAAAATTGATCTATCATGGAAGTCAAGCAAGCCTCAGAGGGATGAGCCTGTTATCGTTTGGGGTGGTGCAACTGCATTTGGACAATGCTTTATCCAGCTAGCCAAACAGTTGAATGCATTCAGCAAAATTATTACCGTTGCATCCCGTAAACATGAACcttcattgaagaaatacGGTGCTgatcaattgtttgatTACCACGATTCTGACGTAGTCGAACAGATTAAAAAGGAATACCCAGAAGCACcagttgttgttgatggtGTCTCGAGTCCTGAAACTTATCCTCAAATTTATAAGGTGACGGCTGATACTAAACCATCAGTGATTATCAATTTGATCTATTTAGATGACAAAAACGTTGAAAAGCCAAAATCAAATGTTAGACACGAAAGTACCATGTTGTACCTAATGACTGGTTTTGATATACCATATGGATCCCTCCACTTACCCAAGGATTTGGAGTATAGAAAAAAGGCCATTGAGTTTATCAAATGGGTACAACCAAAGATTGATGCAGGTGACATTTATCACCTGCCAgtgaaaatttcaaatggcTTAGAATCAATCCCCAAGCTCTTGGACGACGTAAGGACTGGTAAGAATTCCGGCGTTAAATTAGTGGCAGTTTTGTAA
- a CDS encoding uncharacterized protein (no similarity), whose translation MQFSVVALSMLSAVAVKAADNISQIGDGQIQATAPASSAASASSAAPTSSAAPASSAAPASSVSSEAPRSTAGASNSTAVLPQSVNGGNQLAGGAYIAGLVAAGALLI comes from the coding sequence ATGCAATTCTCCGTCGTCGCTCTATCTATGCTTTCCGCTGTTGCCGTCAAGGCCGCTGACAACATCTCTCAAATTGGTGACGGTCAAATCCAAGCTACTGCTCCAGCTTCCTCTGCtgcttcagcttcttccGCTGCCCCAACCTCTTCTGCTGCCCCAGCTTCTTCTGCTGCTCCAGCTTCTTCTGTTTCTTCTGAAGCACCAAGATCTACCGCTGGTGCTTCCAACAGCACTGCTGTCCTACCTCAATCCGTCAACGGTGGTAACCAATTGGCTGGTGGTGCTTACATCGCTGGTTTGGTTGCAGCTGGTGCCTTGCTAATCTAA
- a CDS encoding uncharacterized protein (no similarity) has protein sequence MMLYVIGFALYGVIRNGTSRDNDLNSIRFIEYIRRQDFDGIRFLFSYSPSSYQTNITSKAFFTGRKFAMLASLPLLLSCVSASVIPLFERNDNSLTNVGADTVVSHLTDPFDIRSSKRDTPPYIGSDVVNAISGSIDNTISIPYFNNTQILNEIENSINSQLDALNQGLEALDPLHIFQVVEQSVQNLPSDIDQFKNGLIQNIQGTVGNLFGIHLGKRDGIPSIGSDVINAISGAIERVIPLPSGNRTQILQDIEHGINSQLGDLQQGLEFLDPLHIFQVIENAVKSLPSDIDQFKNGLVQAIQGTVGNLFGIHLGKRDGTPSIGSDVINAISGAIERIIPLPSGNRTQILQDIEHSINSQLGDLQQGLEFLDPLHIFQVIENAVKSLPSDIDQFKNGLVQAIQGTVGNLFGIHLGKRDGTPSIGSDVINAISGAIERIIPLPSGNRTQILQDIEHSINSQLGDLQQGLEFLDPLHIFQVIENAVKSLPSDIDQFKNGLVQAIQGTVGNLFGIHLGKRDGIFSIGSDVVNAISGAIERVIPLPSGNRTQILQDIEHGINSQLGDLQQGLEFLDPLHIFQVIENAVKSLPSDIDQFKNGLVQAIQGTVGNLFGIHPSKK, from the coding sequence ATGATGTTGTATGTTATTGGTTTTGCTTTGTATGGTGTGATACGAAATGGTACGTCGAGAGACAATGATCTGAATTCTATTCGATTTATCGAATATATAAGGCGGCAAGATTTCGATGGAATCAGATTTCTCTTCTCATATTCTCCTTCATCATATCAGACCAACATAACAAGCAAAGCTTTTTTCACAGGTAGAAAATTCGCGATGCTTGCCAGCCTTCCACTTCTACTTTCTTGCGTTTCCGCAAGTGTGATTCCACTCTTCGAGAGAAATGATAATTCGCTAACCAATGTCGGTGCTGACACTGTAGTCAGTCACTTGACTGATCCATTTGATATTCGCTCTTCTAAGAGAGATACCCCCCCTTACATTGGTTCTGACGTCGTCAATGCTATTTCTGGTTCAATCGACAACACCATCAGCATCCCATATTTTAACAATACCCAAATCTTAAACGAGATTGAAAACTCTATCAATTCCCAATTGGACGCTTTGAACCAGGGCTTGGAAGCTTTGGACCCATTGcacattttccaagtcGTCGAACAATCTGTGCAGAACTTGCCTAGCGACATTGACCAATTCAAGAATGGtttgattcaaaatatccAAGGCACTGTCGGAAATTTGTTTGGTATTCACCTCGGTAAGAGAGATGGTATCCCTTCGATTGGTTCTGATGTCATCAATGCTATTTCTGGTGCAATCGAACGCGTTATCCCACTTCCATCAGGTAACAGGACTCAAATCTTGCAGGATATCGAACACGGTATCAACTCACAATTGGGAGACTTGCAACAAGGCCTGGAATTTTTGGACCCATTGcacattttccaagtcATTGAGAATGCTGTGAAGAGCTTGCCTAGCGacattgatcaatttaaGAACGGTTTGGTCCAAGCCATCCAAGGCACCGTTGGAAATTTGTTTGGTATTCACCTCGGCAAGAGAGATGGTACCCCTTCGATTGGTTCTGATGTCATCAATGCCATTTCCGGTGCAATCGAACGCATTATCCCACTTCCATCAGGCAACAGAACTCAGATCTTGCAGGATATCGAACACAGTATCAACTCTCAATTGGGTGACTTGCAACAAGGCCTGGAATTTTTGGACCCATTGcacattttccaagtcATTGAGAATGCTGTGAAGAGCTTGCCTAGCGacattgatcaatttaaGAACGGTTTGGTCCAAGCCATCCAAGGCACCGTTGGAAATTTGTTTGGTATTCACCTCGGCAAGAGAGATGGTACCCCTTCGATTGGTTCTGATGTCATCAATGCCATTTCCGGTGCAATCGAACGCATTATCCCACTTCCATCAGGCAACAGAACTCAGATCTTGCAGGATATCGAACACAGTATCAACTCTCAATTGGGTGACTTGCAACAAGGCCTGGAATTTTTGGACCCATTGcacattttccaagtcATTGAGAATGCTGTGAAGAGCTTGCCTAGCGacattgatcaatttaaGAACGGTTTGGTCCAAGCCATCCAAGGCACCGTTGGAAATTTGTTTGGTATTCACCTCGGCAAGAGAGATGGTATCTTCTCCATTGGTTCTGATGTTGTCAACGCTATCTCTGGTGCAATCGAACGCGTTATCCCACTTCCATCAGGTAACAGGACTCAAATCTTGCAGGATATCGAACACGGTATCAACTCACAATTGGGAGACTTGCAACAAGGCCTGGAATTTTTGGACCCATTGcacattttccaagtcATTGAGAATGCTGTGAAGAGCTTGCCTAGCGacattgatcaattcaagaACGGTTTGGTCCAGGCCATTCAAGGCACTGTTGGCAACTTGTTTGGCATTCACCCttcaaaaaaatga
- a CDS encoding beta strand repeat-containing protein (no similarity) gives MLFSLLSLCSLAFALPATITPTVEEKLYKPTSLGSVDLGNLQRRNAFGGVEDTVGDLERREILINGIPANQTNGTFDLSTTNITIGSGTPANLTGNSNGSITIFKHKREILINGIPVNQTNGTFDLSKTNITIGSGTPANLTGNSNGSITFFKREEGIRVGGNATGNKTVYFNNGNLTIPTGSTINITGNGNGSITISKRAANLLLSGKPGNETTGPISPDRANITLGGYGPLNITGHANGSVTFFKREDTSGNTSNSSVYLYKGNVTADKGNRFNLTGHSNGSITIGRGPGITVGGNATGNKTVYFNNGNLTIPEGSSINITGNSNGSITISKRAANLLLSGKPGNETTGPISPDRANITLGGYGPLNITGHANGSVTFFKREDTSGNTSNSSVYLYKGNVTADKGNRFNLTGHSNGSITIGRGPGITVGGNATGNKTVYFNNGNLTIPEGSSINITGNSNGSITISKRAANLLLSGKPGNETTGPISPDRANITLGGYGPLNITGHANGSVTFFKRANTSGNTSNSSVYLHKGNVTVDQGTPFNLTGHANGSITISRAFRREILINGIPANQTNGTIDLTKANITIGSGSLANLTGNANGSITISKRDLENRPRTVLQPVH, from the coding sequence ATGCTATTTTCTCTGCTGAGTTTGTGCTCTTTAGCTTTTGCCCTACCGGCAACTATCACTCCTACTGTGGAGGAGAAACTATACAAACCAACTAGTTTGGGCTCTGTGGATTTAGGTAACCTCCAAAGGAGGAATGCCTTCGGCGGCGTTGAAGACACTGTCGGAGACCTGGAGCGTAGAGAAATTCTAATTAATGGTATTCCAGCTAACCAAACTAACGGTACTTTTGATTTATCGACAACAAATATCACAATCGGAAGTGGTACTCCTGCTAATTTAACGGGTAATTCAAATGGttctattactattttcaAACACAAGAGAGAGATCTTAATCAATGGTATTCCAGTTAACCAAACTAACGGTACTTTTGACCTATCGAAAACAAATATCACAATCGGAAGTGGCACTCCTGCCAACTTAACAGGTAATTCCAATGGTTCTATTACTTTCTTCAAGAGAGAAGAAGGTATTCGTGTCGGTGGTAACGCTACTGGTAACAAGACTGTTTACTTCAACAACGGTAACTTGACCATTCCTACGGGCAGCACTATTAACATAACCGGTAACGGCAATGGCTCTATTACAATTTCCAAGAGAGCTGCTAACTTACTATTGAGTGGTAAGCCTGGTAATGAGACTACTGGTCCAATCTCTCCAGACAGAGCCAACATCACTCTAGGTGGTTACGGTCCTCTAAACATTACTGGTCATGCTAACGGTTCTGTCACTTTCTTCAAGCGTGAAGACACCTCTGGTAACACTTCAAACAGCTCTGTTTACTTGTACAAGGGTAATGTGACTGCTGACAAGGGTAACCGTTTCAACTTGACTGGTCATAGCAATGGTTCTATTACTATCGGTAGGGGTCCAGGTATCACAGTTGGTGGTAACGCTACTGGTAACAAGACTGTCTACTTCAACAACGGTAACTTGACTATTCCAGAAGGTAGCTCTATCAACATTACCGGTAACTCTAACGGTTCTATCACCATTTCCAAGAGAGCTGCTAACTTACTATTGAGTGGTAAACCCGGTAACGAGACTACTGGTCCAATCTCCCCAGACAGAGCCAACATCACTCTGGGTGGTTATGGTCCTCTAAACATTACTGGTCATGCTAACGGCTCAGTCACCTTCTTCAAGCGTGAAGATACCTCTGGTAACACTTCAAACAGCTCTGTTTACCTGTACAAGGGTAATGTGACTGCTGACAAGGGTAACCGTTTCAACTTGACTGGTCACAGTAATGGTTCTATTACTATCGGTAGAGGTCCAGGTATCACAGTTGGTGGTAACGCTACTGGTAACAAGACTGTTTACTTCAACAACGGTAACTTGACTATTCCAGAAGGTAGCTCTATCAACATTACCGGTAACTCTAACGGTTCTATCACCATTTCCAAGAGAGCTGCTAACTTACTATTGAGTGGTAAGCCTGGTAATGAGACTACTGGTCCAATCTCTCCAGACAGAGCCAACATCACTTTGGGTGGTTACGGTCCTCTAAACATTACTGGTCATGCTAACGGTTCTGTCACCTTCTTCAAGCGTGCAAACACTTCTGGTAACACTTCAAACAGCTCCGTGTACTTGCACAAGGGTAACGTCACAGTTGATCAAGGCACTCCATTCAACTTGACCGGTCATGCTAATGGTTCTATTACTATCTCTAGGGCTTTCAGGAGAGAGATTTTAATCAATGGTATTCCAGCTAACCAAACTAATGGTACCATCGATTTGACGAAGGCAAATATCACCATCGGTAGTGGTTCTCTGGCTAATTTAACCGGTAATGCCAATGGTTCTATTACGATCTCCAAGAGGGATTTAGAAAACAGACCTCGTACAGTTCTACAACCCGTCCATtag
- a CDS encoding uncharacterized protein (no similarity), which yields MRFSTALTSALALLPFGATALQNKNGPFVLELEKDSISDLKNNFLTQVDADVFNGLARPLKGVFDGVGDILVSVIGLLGEVVGTVFYLSGDGVLFTQGSDPSNGVPGFSLNDQDQLLYEGRQLLGGFEGLNFKLSKDSDAAKRDLIDDINLNLFLPVSINAFDTNPSAPSLL from the coding sequence ATGCGTTTCTCTACTGCTTTGACTTCTGCCTTAGCTTTGTTACCATTCGGTGCTACTGCCTTGCAAAACAAAAATGGACCGTTCgttttggaattggaaaaggatTCGATTTCAGATCTAAAGAATAATTTCTTGACTCAAGTTGATGCTGATGTCTTCAACGGTTTGGCAAGACCCCTAAAGGGTGTCTTCGACGGGGTTGGTGATATCCTTGTCAGCGTTATTGGCTTGCTTGGTGAAGTTGTTGGTACCGTTTTCTATTTGTCTGGAGATGGTGTATTGTTCACGCAAGGTTCGGATCCATCTAATGGTGTTCCAGGTTTCTCTTTAAACGACcaagatcaattgttgTACGAAGGTAGACAGCTATTGGGAGGTTTTGAAGGTCTAAACTTCAAATTGAGTAAGGACTCTGATGCCGCCAAGAGAGATTTGATTGACGACATTAACCTTAACCTCTTCCTTCCGGTCTCTATTAACGCTTTTGATACCAACCCATCTGCTCCATCCCTTTTGTAA